Genomic segment of Solea senegalensis isolate Sse05_10M unplaced genomic scaffold, IFAPA_SoseM_1 scf7180000014498, whole genome shotgun sequence:
ttttcagaaaaataaaacagtaaagtaaatgaagttaatagataataataagataataataataataataataataataataataataataatgataataaaacactACTAGGTCCTGGAGGCAGAATATTGTGTTGATGTTAATCTCGACTGTTTAGAATAAaagggtgtgaatgtgtgtgtatgtgtgtgctggaGGAGCGGAGCAGCCACACCTGAGCAGGTCGAGAGCGCTTCACTCTTCTCAGGCAAACAActccaccctccctccctctctctctctctctctttccctcattctccctctctctctctctctctctctctcactctgctgtTGAGAAATCGTCAGATCATCGTCGCACAAGTTTCATCCAAATCCTGTTCCTCCGCTTCGACGCTGAACCGCAACGACTGCGTACAAACTTGTGAgtattttaaagtcactttgtTAAGTAGTTCTGAgtgtaaaagttaaagttaaagtaaagtGAACGTGTTTGGATTTACTCGCTTTTAGACTTTTCGCTTTTAGATATGCGTAAAGCGCGTGCTTGTACGCAGTAGTTTGACGCAGCGAgagtgatttctttcttttttttaatctccgcACAAACTCAGTGGTTGTTTCCGTAAGTGTAATAAAACACCAGCGTCGCGTTTGTGCTCGTGTTaaacacacgtttgtttgtAAACTCGCGTGTAAAACACGTGATTTCACGCGTTACTAACGCAGATCCTTTGTTCTTTTatactttttcccccctcttgaACATTCTTTCATGtgagactttttgtttttgctccatgTTGACAGATTCCTgaagtctgtctgtgtttgctctGAGAAGACTCTGCCCTGTCTTCCATCAGCAGGAAGGGAAGACAGACTGTGAAGAAACCTCGTCATGAACTGGTCTTTCCTCCAGAGCCTCCTTAGCGGAGTCAATAAGTACTCCACAGCCTTCGGCCGAGTCTGGCTCTCCATCGTCTTCCTCTTCAGGGTCATGGTGTTTGTCGTGGCGGCGGAGAAGGTGTGGGGCGACGAGCAGAAAGACTTCAAGTGCAACACGGCTCAGCCCGGCTGCCACAACGTCTGCTACGACCACTTCTTCCCCGTGTCCCACATCCGCCTGTGGGCGCTGCAGCTCATCTTCGTCACCTGCCCGTCGCTCCTGGTGGTGATGCACGTGGCCTACCGCGAGGACAGGGAGCGGAAGAACCGCCTCAAGTACGGCGAGAACTGCCGCCGCCTCTACCAAAACACGGGCAAGAAGCGCGGGGGCCTGTGGTGGACCTACGTCCTCACGCTGGTCTTCAAGATAGGCGTGGACGCCACCTTCGTCTACCTCGTCTACCACATCTACGAGGGCTACGACTTCCCGTCGCTCATCAAGTGCGAGCAGAAGCCGTGTCCGAACAAGGTGGACTGCTTCATCTCCCGGCCCACGGAGAAGAGAATCTTCACGCTCTTCATGGTGGTCACCAGCCTGCTCTGCATCCTGCTCTCGGTGTTTGAGATCGTCTACCTGATCGGCAAACGCCTGCGCGAATGCCTCACCGCCGTGCACCACTCACGCAAATCCGTGACCCACACCATGTCCAGTGGGAGCAACTTGATGGAGGCGACCGCCGTGAAGCGGGGGACCACGCCGGAGACGCCGGCGCCCTCATACATGGTCGCCATATCTTGAGAAGGTGGACACAATAAGAGACACAAAGACTTTGTGCACAAAGACATGAAGGAGGAAACTCCACAGGCTCGTCTGTCGGAGTCTGAACTACACTGGCGTTCGTTTGGGTCCAGAGTCAAAGACTAAATGTGTCACTGGTCTGGAATGTGACCACTGTTTTTGGAATTGATGGGAAAAAGGAGTGAATTTGTGTGATGCAGGGTCAGATTTGGTCTTGAATTCATTGACATGAGTCACTGGGTGGTTTGGAGAGAACAGTTTCCTAAACACATGTGGTCTCTGCGTAAGAGTTTCCCCTCCGCTGGAGCCCAGCCTTAAACCGCTCAGCGCAGACTCTGCTGTGTCTTTCCTCGTTGCTGTAAATGTTCTGCACTTTTTACATAATTTATGTAAGTGACAGcgagctgtgtttgtgtacgtgtgtttacAGGCCTCATGAAGTCTTCATGCAGTTGTTAATAATATCCTCGTAATAAGTGCAGCACGACTGCATAgagttgttgatgtttttgattAAAGATGATTATTTTCCACGATTGGCGcacgtttgttttttctccagaaCGTTCAGAGAAGGATTTCTTGCTCTGTGGTTTCTCGAAGATCACAGAGTCTTGTTCTGCTTCCactttttcctcatgtttttcttATAAATCCCACCCTCACCACCAGTTACACAAATTTCTCTGTTGCTATGCAGCGGTGCCCTCATTGTTTTGGTTGATTGGTACTTAGAgaagggtggaggaggaggaggaggaggagcctccCACTCCCCTCTGATTCATCGGCGCTGACGTGTGGAACCACCCAGTGCAGGAATTTGGAGGTCTTTACAGACCTCTGAATGGATGAATCCACTATTTACACTGCATTGTGCCAGAGGAGAGATGTAGTGAGAGTGTGGAAACGAGGATGTGCATTCAGTAACTGCCTCCGTGCAGAAGAAAGACAGAAGGCACCTCTCAAACAATCATCACCTGGCACTGGGGTTTTTCACTGGAAACAAAGTTGTATCACACCTGTGTacatatagtgtgtgtgtgcagaaatgtAACAATACCTGAAAGACTAGATGCCACAGGACGTAAAGggaaacagtgtgtttgtggagtGGAAACATGTGAGCCTTCAAGTTTCAAGTATCACCCAAATAAACTTCATCCAAATACGTAATAATATACTTGTGCaggctgtaaaaataaataataagataaaaaaaaagctccaggaTGTTTGTTACTTTCATTAAGAGACCACTCCCACTTAATGGACGGTGTTATCTATCTTTGTCCCAGCTCTCTCTCGCACTCTGCTCTAGTACATTTCCTTCCTGTCACAGCACCAGCAGAGAAGAGTGTTCCATCTTGTTAGGA
This window contains:
- the LOC122761251 gene encoding gap junction beta-4 protein-like; this encodes MNWSFLQSLLSGVNKYSTAFGRVWLSIVFLFRVMVFVVAAEKVWGDEQKDFKCNTAQPGCHNVCYDHFFPVSHIRLWALQLIFVTCPSLLVVMHVAYREDRERKNRLKYGENCRRLYQNTGKKRGGLWWTYVLTLVFKIGVDATFVYLVYHIYEGYDFPSLIKCEQKPCPNKVDCFISRPTEKRIFTLFMVVTSLLCILLSVFEIVYLIGKRLRECLTAVHHSRKSVTHTMSSGSNLMEATAVKRGTTPETPAPSYMVAIS